Proteins encoded together in one Hevea brasiliensis isolate MT/VB/25A 57/8 chromosome 16, ASM3005281v1, whole genome shotgun sequence window:
- the LOC110658900 gene encoding uncharacterized protein LOC110658900 isoform X2: MVNNGDGLSSKGAEVSEDEENELMTAKKALSEAQATQEAMEKERDQLLEELARSEAKQQEHVATILHDKELAIAELEATKSLFHRKLQETALEKFSLESKLVLAKQDAIELAVQVERLAEIAFQQATSHILEDAHVRVLAAETSAAEAAFQIEEQIRNATEGTILSVVEQSKDAIQRALDMAENAGDYAKKAVAIFTDGFNPVDEIASIKSENISLRGVVNDLESQLLIKRSEVDKLKIELDHVHAKANASELRAHDAEKALLEFQESNRKMNLVREEEVSSFLEKIKKDAVEKKKAASKAFKVELESIKAAIDAAKETACSRENAYMRRCESLQRSLRASEVALKAWRQRAEMAESLFLKDEKDEDAIFIVNGGRIDLMTDDDSQKWKLLSDGPRREQPGWMARRIRTICPKFPPRKVDVSEALTSKLRHLDLPKPDEVWSVAQEKPKEGDTLVEHVIEKETIEKKRKALEQTLQRKTIKWQRTPECTKLEPGTGTGREIVFQGFNWESWRRRWYMELAPKAADLSQCGVTAVWFPPPTESVAPQGYMPSDLYNLNSAYGSVEELKYCIEEMHSHDLLALGDVVLNHRCAHKQSPNGVWNIFGGKLAWGPEAIVCDDPNFQGRGNPSSGDIFHAAPNIDHSQDFVQRDIKVWLNWLRNDIGFDGWRLDFVRGFSGTYFKEYIEASNPAFAIGEYWDSLSYEHGSLCYNQDAHRQRIVNWINATGGTSSAFDVTTKGILHSALHNEYWRLIDPLGKPTGVMGWWPSRAVTFLENHDTGSTQGHWPFPRDKLTQGYAYILTHPGTPTIFYDHFYDFGIRDIITELVEARRQAGIHCRSSVKIYHANNEGYVAQIGDTLAMKLGHFDWNPSKENNMDGSWQKFLDKGSDYQIWLRQ, from the exons ATGGTCAACAATGGAGATGGTCTTTCATCAAAGGGAGCTGAAGTGTCGGAGGATGAAGAAAATGAATTAATGACAGCTAAGAAAGCTCTTTCTGAGGCTCAAGCCACACAGGAAGCTATGGAGAAAGAAAGAGATCAGTTGCTTGAAGAGTTGGCTCGATCAGAGGCTAAACAACAGGAGCATGTGGCTACTATATTGCATGACAAGGAATTGGCTATTGCAGAGTTGGAGGCCACTAAATCACTGTTTCATCGGAAGCTGCAGGAGACGGCATTAGAGAAGTTCAGTTTGGAATCTAAGCTGGTCCTTGCAAAACAAGATGCTATTGAACTTGCAGTACAAGTTGAAAGGTTAGCAGAGATTGCTTTTCAGCAAGCAACATCTCACATACTAGAAGATGCCCATGTGAGGGTATTAGCTGCTGAAACTTCTGCTGCTGAAGCAGCTTTTCAGATTGAAGAACAAATTAGGAATGCAACTGAAGGTACCATATTGTCAGTTGTTGAACAGTCAAAAGATGCTATACAGAGGGCCCTGGACATGGCAGAAAATGCTGGTGACTATGCAAAAAAAGCTGTGGCAATCTTTACTGATGGTTTTAATCCAGTTGATGAGATTGCTTCCATCAAATCAGAAAATATTAGTTTACGAGGTGTTGTAAATGATTTAGAATCTCAGCTGTTGATTAAGAGAAGTGAGGTTGATAAGTTGAAGATTGAGTTGGACCATGTCCATGCAAAAGCAAATGCCTCTGAACTCCGAGCTCATGATGCTGAGAAAGCATTGCTTGAATTTCAGGAGTCAAACAGGAAAATGAATCTCGTGAGAGAGGAGGAAGTTAGCTCTTTTCTAGAGAAAATAAAGAAGGATGCTGTAGAAAAGAAGAAGGCTGCGTCCAAGGCTTTTAAGGTTGAGCTGGAAAGCATCAAAGCTGCCATTGATGCTGCTAAAGAAACAGCATGCTCAAGGGAAAATGCCTACATGAGGAGATGTGAATCATTACAGAGATCATTAAGGGCCTCCGAAGTGGCTTTAAAGGCATGGAGGCAAAGAGCAGAAATGGCTGAGTCACTATTTTTAAAGGATGAAAAGGATGAAGATGCCATATTTATTGTCAATGGTGGGCGCATAGATCTTATGACAGATGATGATTCACAAAAATGGAAACTTTTGAGTGATGGTCCTCGTAGAGAGCAACCTGGATGGATGGCGAGAAGGATCCGGACCATCTGTCCCAAGTTCCCACCAAGAAAGGTTGATGTATCTGAAGCATTAACATCAAAACTAAGACATCTGGATTTACCCAAACCTGATGAAGTATGGTCAGTTGCTCAAGAAAAGCCCAAGGAAGGGGATACACTCGTTGAGCATGTAATTGAGAAAGAAAcgatagagaagaagagaaaggcCTTAGAACAGACTCTTCAACGGAAGACCATAAAATGGCAGAGGACCCCAGAATGTACAAAATTAG AACCAGGAACTGGAACAGGGCGAGAGATTGTG TTTCAAGGTTTCAACTGGGAAAGCTGGAGAAGACGGTGGTATATGGAGTTAGCTCCTAAAGCTGCTGATTTATCTCAATGTGGGGTAACGGCAGTGTGGTTCCCTCCGCCCACAGAATCTGTTGCTCCTCAAG GTTATATGCCTTCGGATCTCTACAACTTGAACTCAGCATATGGTTCTGTGGAAGAACTGAAATACTGTATAGAGGAAATGCATTCTCATGATCTTCTC GCCTTGGGAGATGTTGTACTAAATCATCGATGTGCACATAAACAG AGTCCAAATGGTGTTTGGAATATTTTTGGTGGAAAGCTTGCATGGGGGCCAGAAGCAATTGTTTGTGATGATCCCAATTTCCAGGGTCGTGGAAATCCTTCAAGTG GTGATATCTTCCATGCAGCTCCAAACATTGATCATTCTCAAGACTTTGTACAAAGGGACATAAAGGTGTGGCTAAATTGGCTTCGAAATGATATTGGTTTTGATGGGTGGCGCCTCGACTTTGTAAG AGGTTTTTCTGGAACATATTTTAAGGAATATATTGAagcttcaaatcctgcatttgcTATTGGAGAATATTGGGATAGTTTATCTTATGAACATGGTAGCCTGTGTTACAATCAAG ATGCTCATCGGCAAAGGATAGTCAATTGGATCAATGCCACAGGTGGTACTTCCTCAGCATTTGATGTCACAACAAAG GGGATACTCCACTCTGCTCTGCATAATGAATATTGGAGGTTAATAGATCCTCTAGGAAAACCAACAGGAGTGATGGGATGGTGGCCTTCACGTGCTGTCACATTTTTAGAGAACCATGATACAGGATCAACAcag GGTCATTGGCCATTTCCACGAGATAAACTGACGCAAGGATATGCATATATTTTGACCCATCCTGGAACG CCAACGATATTTTACGACCATTTCTATGATTTTGGTATCCGAGATATCATCACTGAGCTGGTTGAGGCTCGAAGGCAGGCTGGTATCCACTGCCGCAGCTCAGTCAAGATATACCATGCAAACAATGAAGGTTATGTTGCACAGATTGGTGATACACTGGCCATGAAGCTTGGGCATTTTGATTGGAATCCCTCAAAGGAAAATAATATGGATGGAAGCTGGCAAAAGTTTCTTGATAAAGGATCAGATTATCAGATATGGTTAAGACAATAG
- the LOC110658900 gene encoding uncharacterized protein LOC110658900 isoform X1, with amino-acid sequence MGAISGILPVYHLVSPVSFDKNVSNLCLLQNPLIFPSTCRRKRRFSYSGNWQFKPRTIVLSNTDDSNDTFTSMVNNGDGLSSKGAEVSEDEENELMTAKKALSEAQATQEAMEKERDQLLEELARSEAKQQEHVATILHDKELAIAELEATKSLFHRKLQETALEKFSLESKLVLAKQDAIELAVQVERLAEIAFQQATSHILEDAHVRVLAAETSAAEAAFQIEEQIRNATEGTILSVVEQSKDAIQRALDMAENAGDYAKKAVAIFTDGFNPVDEIASIKSENISLRGVVNDLESQLLIKRSEVDKLKIELDHVHAKANASELRAHDAEKALLEFQESNRKMNLVREEEVSSFLEKIKKDAVEKKKAASKAFKVELESIKAAIDAAKETACSRENAYMRRCESLQRSLRASEVALKAWRQRAEMAESLFLKDEKDEDAIFIVNGGRIDLMTDDDSQKWKLLSDGPRREQPGWMARRIRTICPKFPPRKVDVSEALTSKLRHLDLPKPDEVWSVAQEKPKEGDTLVEHVIEKETIEKKRKALEQTLQRKTIKWQRTPECTKLEPGTGTGREIVFQGFNWESWRRRWYMELAPKAADLSQCGVTAVWFPPPTESVAPQGYMPSDLYNLNSAYGSVEELKYCIEEMHSHDLLALGDVVLNHRCAHKQSPNGVWNIFGGKLAWGPEAIVCDDPNFQGRGNPSSGDIFHAAPNIDHSQDFVQRDIKVWLNWLRNDIGFDGWRLDFVRGFSGTYFKEYIEASNPAFAIGEYWDSLSYEHGSLCYNQDAHRQRIVNWINATGGTSSAFDVTTKGILHSALHNEYWRLIDPLGKPTGVMGWWPSRAVTFLENHDTGSTQGHWPFPRDKLTQGYAYILTHPGTPTIFYDHFYDFGIRDIITELVEARRQAGIHCRSSVKIYHANNEGYVAQIGDTLAMKLGHFDWNPSKENNMDGSWQKFLDKGSDYQIWLRQ; translated from the exons ATGGGAGCCATTTCTGGGATCCTCCCTGTCTATCACCTTGTTTCTCCGGTCTCATTTGACAAGAATGTTTCGAATTTGTGTCTCCTGCAGAATCCTCTAATCTTTCCGAGCACCTGTAGAAGGAAAAG AAGATTTTCGTATAGTGGCAATTGGCAATTCAAGCCAAGAACCATTGTTTTATCAAATACG GATGATTCTAATGATACCTTCACAAGTATGGTCAACAATGGAGATGGTCTTTCATCAAAGGGAGCTGAAGTGTCGGAGGATGAAGAAAATGAATTAATGACAGCTAAGAAAGCTCTTTCTGAGGCTCAAGCCACACAGGAAGCTATGGAGAAAGAAAGAGATCAGTTGCTTGAAGAGTTGGCTCGATCAGAGGCTAAACAACAGGAGCATGTGGCTACTATATTGCATGACAAGGAATTGGCTATTGCAGAGTTGGAGGCCACTAAATCACTGTTTCATCGGAAGCTGCAGGAGACGGCATTAGAGAAGTTCAGTTTGGAATCTAAGCTGGTCCTTGCAAAACAAGATGCTATTGAACTTGCAGTACAAGTTGAAAGGTTAGCAGAGATTGCTTTTCAGCAAGCAACATCTCACATACTAGAAGATGCCCATGTGAGGGTATTAGCTGCTGAAACTTCTGCTGCTGAAGCAGCTTTTCAGATTGAAGAACAAATTAGGAATGCAACTGAAGGTACCATATTGTCAGTTGTTGAACAGTCAAAAGATGCTATACAGAGGGCCCTGGACATGGCAGAAAATGCTGGTGACTATGCAAAAAAAGCTGTGGCAATCTTTACTGATGGTTTTAATCCAGTTGATGAGATTGCTTCCATCAAATCAGAAAATATTAGTTTACGAGGTGTTGTAAATGATTTAGAATCTCAGCTGTTGATTAAGAGAAGTGAGGTTGATAAGTTGAAGATTGAGTTGGACCATGTCCATGCAAAAGCAAATGCCTCTGAACTCCGAGCTCATGATGCTGAGAAAGCATTGCTTGAATTTCAGGAGTCAAACAGGAAAATGAATCTCGTGAGAGAGGAGGAAGTTAGCTCTTTTCTAGAGAAAATAAAGAAGGATGCTGTAGAAAAGAAGAAGGCTGCGTCCAAGGCTTTTAAGGTTGAGCTGGAAAGCATCAAAGCTGCCATTGATGCTGCTAAAGAAACAGCATGCTCAAGGGAAAATGCCTACATGAGGAGATGTGAATCATTACAGAGATCATTAAGGGCCTCCGAAGTGGCTTTAAAGGCATGGAGGCAAAGAGCAGAAATGGCTGAGTCACTATTTTTAAAGGATGAAAAGGATGAAGATGCCATATTTATTGTCAATGGTGGGCGCATAGATCTTATGACAGATGATGATTCACAAAAATGGAAACTTTTGAGTGATGGTCCTCGTAGAGAGCAACCTGGATGGATGGCGAGAAGGATCCGGACCATCTGTCCCAAGTTCCCACCAAGAAAGGTTGATGTATCTGAAGCATTAACATCAAAACTAAGACATCTGGATTTACCCAAACCTGATGAAGTATGGTCAGTTGCTCAAGAAAAGCCCAAGGAAGGGGATACACTCGTTGAGCATGTAATTGAGAAAGAAAcgatagagaagaagagaaaggcCTTAGAACAGACTCTTCAACGGAAGACCATAAAATGGCAGAGGACCCCAGAATGTACAAAATTAG AACCAGGAACTGGAACAGGGCGAGAGATTGTG TTTCAAGGTTTCAACTGGGAAAGCTGGAGAAGACGGTGGTATATGGAGTTAGCTCCTAAAGCTGCTGATTTATCTCAATGTGGGGTAACGGCAGTGTGGTTCCCTCCGCCCACAGAATCTGTTGCTCCTCAAG GTTATATGCCTTCGGATCTCTACAACTTGAACTCAGCATATGGTTCTGTGGAAGAACTGAAATACTGTATAGAGGAAATGCATTCTCATGATCTTCTC GCCTTGGGAGATGTTGTACTAAATCATCGATGTGCACATAAACAG AGTCCAAATGGTGTTTGGAATATTTTTGGTGGAAAGCTTGCATGGGGGCCAGAAGCAATTGTTTGTGATGATCCCAATTTCCAGGGTCGTGGAAATCCTTCAAGTG GTGATATCTTCCATGCAGCTCCAAACATTGATCATTCTCAAGACTTTGTACAAAGGGACATAAAGGTGTGGCTAAATTGGCTTCGAAATGATATTGGTTTTGATGGGTGGCGCCTCGACTTTGTAAG AGGTTTTTCTGGAACATATTTTAAGGAATATATTGAagcttcaaatcctgcatttgcTATTGGAGAATATTGGGATAGTTTATCTTATGAACATGGTAGCCTGTGTTACAATCAAG ATGCTCATCGGCAAAGGATAGTCAATTGGATCAATGCCACAGGTGGTACTTCCTCAGCATTTGATGTCACAACAAAG GGGATACTCCACTCTGCTCTGCATAATGAATATTGGAGGTTAATAGATCCTCTAGGAAAACCAACAGGAGTGATGGGATGGTGGCCTTCACGTGCTGTCACATTTTTAGAGAACCATGATACAGGATCAACAcag GGTCATTGGCCATTTCCACGAGATAAACTGACGCAAGGATATGCATATATTTTGACCCATCCTGGAACG CCAACGATATTTTACGACCATTTCTATGATTTTGGTATCCGAGATATCATCACTGAGCTGGTTGAGGCTCGAAGGCAGGCTGGTATCCACTGCCGCAGCTCAGTCAAGATATACCATGCAAACAATGAAGGTTATGTTGCACAGATTGGTGATACACTGGCCATGAAGCTTGGGCATTTTGATTGGAATCCCTCAAAGGAAAATAATATGGATGGAAGCTGGCAAAAGTTTCTTGATAAAGGATCAGATTATCAGATATGGTTAAGACAATAG